TATAGGATATTAGTTAATTATTTAGAAAAGTTTGAATAAAATGAAATAGGGAGTAAATTTGGGGATAGAAGGTGAGTTTTTTGAAAAGAAAAGCAAAAATGGCATTAAGTGTGGCTACCTCTATTTTTTTTGTTACAATAATAGGAACAAGTATTTTAAATAAAAAAAGTGGCATAGCCTTTGTTAACATAGATAGCATAAAAAATGTACGCAAAAATACTTTAAGTAATAATGAAAGTGTGAAAGGTAAACATGGAGTTGAAGAAGATAAAAATATAAAGGGAACTAAGGGAAAGGAATCTAAAGCCGATAAATCAAAGGAAGTTATAAATAATAAGGAAGTTAAAAATCGAGATAAAGATACAGCTTCTAGTAATGGGGGAAGTAAAGGTCAACTAAAAGATGGTAAAGAAAAAAACAAACCTCAATTACAACAAAATGAAGAACAACATAAGGACGAAACAGATAATAAAGATAAGAGGAATATAGTTCTAAATAGTAAAGAAGAAGTTAATAAGTTTGCTAAGACTGTGTTTAAAAAATATTTTGCATTAGATATAGAAAATGATCCTAATGTTACATTTAATATAGAAGAACGAAGGATAGAAGAAACTTCAGAAAATCTTTGGTTTTGTACATGGATGGGATTATTTGATGGAAAAAATCTATATTTAAACTTATTAGTAGATAAAGATAGTGGAAGAATAAAGAAAATAGATAATTATAATTATTCTGAGGTGGGTACTGAAGAAAAAGTAGACGAAAAAAAAGCAAAGACTATAGCTCTAGATTTTATAAGTAAGATTGATAGAAAAAATTTAGACCTTATAGGAGATGTTAAAGTAATAAAGAACTCTAAAGATGGATATAAAGTTATTATACCTAAGAAATCAGAGGGAGGTTCAAGCACGCAAGAGATTATTATGGTTGCAGTAAATCCTTATTCTGGCTTGGTAAGCTCCTTTACTGATCTGTGGAAATAATTCTGTTTTTCTATAAGTATAAATTTAGAATGTAGGTGGACTTACTATGAAAGAAATCGATATACTATTAAAAAGTCAGAGGGACTTTTTCGGTAGTGGGAAAACTAAAGATATAAATTATAGGATAAAAAAGTTAAAAGATTTAAAAAAGAATATACAAAAATATGAGGATAATATACTAAAAGCACTTAAAGATGATTTAAATAAATCAGCTTTTGAAGCCTATGAAACAGAAGTTGGTATGGTTATAGAGGAGATAAATGTTGCCATTAAAAATATAAAGAGATGGGCAAAAAAAGAGAAGGTTAGAACTCCTTTAATGCATTTTGGTACTAAAAGTTATATATATAAAGAGCCTTATGGGGTTATTTTAAACATATCTCCATGGAATTATCCATTTCAATTATCTTTGGCTCCAATAATAGGGGCTATAAGTGCAGGGAATTGTGCTATTTTGAAACCTTCCAAATATTCCAAGGCTACTTCAATGGTTTTAGAGGAGTTAATTAGTGAAACATTTAAAGAAGAACATGTTGCAGTAGTAGGAAAAGATGGTGGACGGGAATATTTAAGCGAACTTTTAGAACATAAATTTGATTATATATTCTTTACTGGAAGCCCTAAAGTAGGGAAAGTTATAATGGAGAAAGCGTCTTGTAATTTAACACCTGTAACATTAGAACTTGGTGGAAAGAGTCCTTGTATTGTGTGCAAGGATGCAGATCTAGAAAAGACATCAAAAAGATTAGTATGGGGAAAATTTCTTAACGCAGGTCAGACTTGTGTAGCTCCAGACTATGTGCTTGTACATGAAGATGTAAAAGAAGACTTAATAAATTTTATTAAAAAAGATATTGAAGAGTTTTTCGGGAAAGAACCTAAATTAAGTGATGATTTTGGTAGAATAATAAATAAGAATCAATTTGATAGGTTATTAGGATATTTAGATAGAGGTCAAATTATA
The nucleotide sequence above comes from Hathewaya histolytica. Encoded proteins:
- a CDS encoding aldehyde dehydrogenase, yielding MKEIDILLKSQRDFFGSGKTKDINYRIKKLKDLKKNIQKYEDNILKALKDDLNKSAFEAYETEVGMVIEEINVAIKNIKRWAKKEKVRTPLMHFGTKSYIYKEPYGVILNISPWNYPFQLSLAPIIGAISAGNCAILKPSKYSKATSMVLEELISETFKEEHVAVVGKDGGREYLSELLEHKFDYIFFTGSPKVGKVIMEKASCNLTPVTLELGGKSPCIVCKDADLEKTSKRLVWGKFLNAGQTCVAPDYVLVHEDVKEDLINFIKKDIEEFFGKEPKLSDDFGRIINKNQFDRLLGYLDRGQIIVGGDYDREERYLSPTLIHKVSWMYPVMQEEIFGPILPIIEYKDLDSTIKLLSGRPKPLALYLFTNNKVVEKKVLENLSFGGGCINDTIIHVSSPYVPFGGVGNSGMGAYHGKESFELFTHKKSILKKSNLFDIKVRYAPYKDKIKLIKRILK